From a single Leclercia sp. AS011 genomic region:
- a CDS encoding SDR family oxidoreductase codes for MNAALTGKVALVTGGTSGIGLATAKELAAQGAKVYITGRRQAELDNAVAGLGGQVTGIRADASRLADLDTVYAQIAEQAGRLDVLFANAGGGDMLPLGAITEEHFDRIFATNVRGVLFTVQKALPLLASGSSVILTGSTVSVKGTANFSVYSASKAAVRNFARSWALDLQGRGIRVNVVSPGPVKTPGLGELVPEEQRQGLFDALASTVPLGRIGEPEEVAKVVAFLASDAASFINAAELFVDGGMAQI; via the coding sequence ATGAACGCAGCATTAACAGGTAAAGTCGCACTCGTCACCGGTGGCACCAGCGGTATCGGTCTGGCAACGGCAAAAGAGCTGGCCGCTCAGGGGGCGAAGGTGTACATCACCGGTCGCCGGCAGGCTGAACTGGACAACGCCGTCGCCGGCCTCGGCGGGCAGGTGACCGGCATTCGCGCCGACGCCTCCCGGCTTGCCGACCTCGATACGGTGTATGCCCAAATCGCTGAGCAGGCCGGACGGCTGGATGTGCTGTTCGCCAACGCCGGTGGCGGCGATATGCTGCCGCTGGGGGCCATCACCGAAGAACATTTCGACCGCATCTTCGCCACCAACGTGCGCGGCGTGCTCTTTACCGTGCAGAAGGCGCTGCCGCTGCTGGCGTCCGGGTCGTCAGTGATCCTCACCGGCTCGACCGTCTCGGTTAAAGGCACCGCCAACTTCAGCGTCTACAGTGCCAGCAAGGCGGCAGTGAGAAACTTTGCCCGCTCCTGGGCGCTGGATTTGCAGGGGCGCGGGATCCGCGTCAATGTGGTCAGCCCGGGTCCAGTCAAAACCCCGGGGCTGGGCGAGCTGGTACCGGAAGAGCAGCGGCAGGGGCTGTTTGATGCCTTAGCCTCAACGGTGCCGCTGGGTCGCATTGGCGAACCGGAAGAGGTGGCAAAAGTGGTGGCGTTCCTCGCCTCCGATGCTGCCAGCTTTATCAACGCCGCCGAGCTGTTCGTGGATGGTGGGATGGCGCAGATTTAA
- a CDS encoding methyl-accepting chemotaxis protein: MSLKKSSLAILLALLFFFVASAATNVWLAIKSNDSLDSVNKEIQVVLSIIDPINHSRTLRVRVMEYMKQVESGDTASIAEKLDSVKLALTKADGAFAAFNAAPRLADEAPLVKDYNDAWLAYRNEGLAPLIDAASAHDAAKFDALIPQISRLDRQYEIVLDQVLSVHQKYAKQLNEDARSHFASGLTIIAAFAALFVVVIVGVSVLMKRFVFAPINLAREHCSQIAAGQLTQAVPQKAGSNNEIDLLMGSMEQMRQALLETISQVREACRTVNYASQEIASGNIDLASRTEQQASALTETAASMEQLSATVANNTDNVHQAGKLVQDAVNNARTGEAVTREVIETMNTIAANSQRIEDITSVINSIAFQTNILALNAAVEAARAGNQGRGFAVVATEVRTLAQKSAVAAKDIENLIAQSVSSVKNGSQLVNRSGEVIHAIINSVNKVNALMEQISVASEEQSRGIGQVGQAVTEMDGVTQQNAALVQESAAAAASLEEQAKHLTQSIASFRLPEPA, encoded by the coding sequence ATGTCGTTGAAAAAGTCGTCCCTAGCCATTCTGCTCGCCTTACTGTTTTTCTTTGTCGCCAGTGCCGCAACCAATGTCTGGCTGGCCATCAAAAGCAATGATTCGCTGGATAGCGTCAATAAAGAGATTCAGGTGGTGTTATCCATTATCGATCCTATTAACCACAGCCGTACCCTGCGCGTGCGGGTGATGGAGTATATGAAGCAGGTGGAGAGCGGGGATACCGCCAGTATCGCTGAGAAACTGGACTCGGTGAAGCTGGCCCTGACCAAAGCGGATGGCGCGTTCGCCGCCTTTAATGCCGCGCCGCGTCTGGCGGATGAAGCCCCGCTCGTAAAGGACTATAACGATGCCTGGCTCGCCTACCGTAATGAGGGGCTCGCCCCGCTGATCGACGCGGCCTCGGCGCATGACGCGGCTAAATTTGATGCCCTGATCCCGCAGATCTCCCGCCTCGACCGCCAGTATGAGATCGTCCTCGACCAGGTGCTCTCTGTGCATCAGAAATACGCCAAACAGCTCAATGAGGATGCGCGCTCGCATTTTGCCTCCGGCTTAACCATTATCGCCGCCTTTGCCGCGCTGTTTGTGGTGGTCATTGTCGGGGTGAGCGTGCTGATGAAGCGGTTTGTCTTTGCCCCGATTAACCTGGCGCGGGAACACTGCAGCCAGATTGCCGCCGGTCAGCTGACGCAAGCGGTACCGCAGAAGGCGGGCTCGAACAACGAAATCGATCTGCTGATGGGCTCGATGGAGCAGATGCGTCAGGCCTTGCTGGAGACTATCTCGCAGGTGCGCGAAGCCTGCCGCACCGTCAATTATGCCTCGCAGGAGATTGCCTCCGGGAATATCGACCTGGCCTCGCGTACCGAACAGCAGGCCTCGGCCCTGACGGAAACCGCTGCCAGCATGGAGCAGCTGAGCGCCACCGTCGCCAATAACACCGACAATGTGCATCAGGCCGGTAAGCTGGTGCAGGATGCGGTGAACAACGCCCGTACCGGCGAGGCGGTGACCCGGGAGGTGATCGAGACCATGAACACCATTGCTGCCAACTCCCAGCGTATCGAAGATATTACCAGCGTGATCAACAGCATCGCCTTCCAGACCAATATTCTGGCGCTGAACGCCGCGGTGGAAGCCGCGCGCGCCGGCAACCAGGGGCGCGGTTTTGCGGTGGTGGCGACCGAAGTGCGTACCCTGGCACAGAAGAGCGCCGTGGCGGCGAAGGATATTGAAAACCTGATTGCCCAGTCGGTCTCCAGCGTGAAAAACGGTTCGCAGCTGGTGAACCGTTCCGGGGAAGTGATCCATGCCATTATCAACTCGGTCAATAAAGTGAATGCGCTGATGGAGCAGATCTCGGTGGCCTCGGAAGAGCAGAGCCGTGGGATTGGCCAGGTCGGCCAGGCGGTGACCGAGATGGACGGCGTGACCCAGCAAAACGCCGCGCTGGTGCAGGAGTCCGCGGCCGCGGCCGCCTCGCTGGAAGAGCAGGCGAAACACCTGACCCAGAGCATCGCCAGCTTCCGACTGCCGGAACCGGCATAA
- a CDS encoding NAD-dependent malic enzyme, with translation MDNKATRHRSLYIPYAGPVLLEFPLLNKGSAFSMEERSNFNLLGLLPEVVETIEEQAERAWIQYQGFKTEIDKHIYLRNIQDTNETLFYRLVQNHLDEMMPVIYTPTVGAACERFSEIYRRSRGVFISYQNRHNMDDILQNVSNHNIKVIVVTDGERILGLGDQGIGGMGIPIGKLSLYTACGGISPAYTLPVVLDVGTNNQQLLNDPLYMGWRHPRITDDEYYQFVDDFIQAVKHRWPDVLLQFEDFAQKNAMPLLNRYRDEICSFNDDIQGTAAVTVGTLIAASRAAGNQLSYQKIVFLGAGSAGCGIAEQIIAQTQREGLSEELARSRVFMVDRFGLLTDGMPNLLPFQTKLVQKRENLKNWDTDNEVLSLLDVVRNVKPDILIGVSGQTGLFTEEIIREMHKYCARPIVMPLSNPTSRVEATPQDIIAWTEGNALVATGSPFDPVVWKDKTYPIAQCNNSYIFPGIGLGVIASGASRITDEMLMSASETLAKHSPLVNNGEGLVLPELKDIHVVSKAIAFAVGKMAQQQGVAVKTSADALQQAIDENFWQPEYRSYRRTSI, from the coding sequence ATGGACAACAAAGCAACCCGACATCGTTCCCTTTATATCCCTTACGCCGGACCGGTTCTGCTGGAGTTTCCCCTGCTGAACAAGGGCAGCGCCTTCAGCATGGAAGAGCGCAGCAACTTCAACCTGCTGGGCCTGCTGCCGGAAGTGGTGGAAACCATCGAAGAACAGGCCGAGCGCGCGTGGATCCAGTACCAGGGTTTCAAAACCGAAATCGATAAGCACATCTACCTGCGCAATATCCAGGACACCAACGAAACCCTCTTCTACCGGCTGGTGCAAAACCATCTCGACGAGATGATGCCGGTGATCTACACCCCGACCGTCGGTGCCGCCTGCGAACGCTTCTCCGAAATTTACCGTCGCTCGCGCGGCGTGTTTATCTCGTATCAGAACCGTCACAACATGGATGACATTCTGCAGAACGTATCGAACCACAACATCAAAGTGATCGTGGTGACCGACGGGGAACGTATTCTCGGTCTGGGCGACCAGGGGATCGGCGGGATGGGCATTCCAATCGGGAAGCTGTCGCTCTATACCGCCTGCGGCGGCATCAGTCCGGCCTACACCCTGCCGGTGGTGCTGGATGTCGGGACCAACAACCAGCAGCTGCTCAACGATCCGCTGTACATGGGCTGGCGTCACCCGCGCATCACCGACGACGAGTATTACCAGTTCGTGGATGACTTTATCCAGGCGGTAAAACATCGCTGGCCGGACGTGCTGTTGCAGTTTGAAGACTTCGCCCAGAAAAACGCCATGCCGCTGCTGAATCGCTATCGGGACGAAATCTGCTCCTTTAACGATGATATTCAGGGCACCGCTGCAGTTACCGTCGGCACCCTGATTGCCGCCAGCCGTGCGGCGGGCAACCAGTTAAGCTATCAGAAGATTGTCTTCCTCGGGGCCGGTTCTGCCGGGTGCGGTATTGCCGAGCAGATCATCGCCCAGACCCAGCGGGAAGGCTTAAGCGAAGAGCTGGCCCGCTCTCGCGTCTTTATGGTGGACCGCTTCGGCCTGCTGACCGACGGCATGCCGAACCTGCTGCCGTTCCAGACCAAACTGGTGCAAAAGCGCGAGAATCTGAAAAACTGGGATACCGACAATGAAGTGCTCTCCCTGCTGGACGTGGTGCGCAACGTCAAGCCGGATATTCTGATCGGCGTATCCGGGCAGACCGGGCTGTTCACCGAAGAGATCATCCGCGAGATGCATAAGTACTGCGCGCGCCCGATCGTGATGCCGCTGTCAAACCCGACCTCCCGCGTCGAAGCCACCCCGCAGGACATCATCGCCTGGACAGAAGGCAATGCGCTGGTCGCCACCGGCAGCCCGTTTGACCCGGTGGTGTGGAAGGATAAAACCTACCCGATTGCCCAGTGCAACAACTCCTATATCTTCCCGGGGATTGGTCTGGGGGTGATCGCCTCGGGTGCCTCGCGCATTACCGATGAGATGCTGATGTCCGCCAGCGAAACCCTGGCCAAGCACTCACCGCTGGTGAATAATGGCGAGGGGCTGGTGCTGCCGGAGCTGAAGGATATCCACGTGGTGTCGAAGGCCATTGCGTTTGCCGTGGGCAAGATGGCGCAGCAGCAAGGGGTGGCAGTGAAAACCTCTGCCGATGCGTTACAGCAGGCGATTGATGAGAACTTCTGGCAGCCGGAGTACCGGAGCTATCGTCGGACGTCGATCTAA
- a CDS encoding OsmC family protein, whose amino-acid sequence MTIHKHGSAHWSGDIKRGKGTVSTESGVLNQQPYGFNTRFEGEKGTNPEELIGAAHAACFSMALSLMLGESGYTADSIDTTADVSLDKTDSGFAISKIALQSKVTVPGIDPQQFDGIIQKAKAGCPVSQVLKAEITLDYTLN is encoded by the coding sequence ATGACAATTCACAAGCACGGTTCGGCGCACTGGTCTGGCGATATTAAACGCGGCAAGGGTACGGTCTCCACCGAGAGTGGCGTCCTTAATCAGCAACCTTACGGCTTTAATACCCGCTTTGAAGGGGAAAAGGGCACTAACCCGGAAGAGCTGATTGGTGCAGCCCATGCGGCCTGCTTCTCAATGGCGCTGTCCCTGATGCTGGGCGAGTCTGGTTATACCGCCGACTCCATCGACACCACTGCGGATGTTTCGCTGGATAAAACCGACAGCGGTTTTGCCATCAGCAAGATTGCGTTGCAGAGCAAAGTGACCGTACCGGGCATTGACCCACAGCAGTTTGACGGCATTATTCAGAAGGCCAAAGCCGGATGTCCGGTGTCGCAGGTGCTGAAAGCTGAAATCACCCTCGACTATACCCTGAACTGA
- the treZ gene encoding malto-oligosyltrehalose trehalohydrolase — MTAKSIRYWGCEYSDANDVRFHLWASGQQHIDLRLNGETLPMHPTGDGGFELTVNNVAPGSAYSFILPDGTAVPDPASRAQQGDVNGPSLVCDPHSYVWRNTHWQGRPWEESVVYELHIGTFTPEGTFRAAADKLPYLASLGITMIELMPLSQSGGNRGWGYDGVLLYAPHSAYGTPDELKAFVDTAHGLGLSVVLDIVLNHFGPEGNYLPKLAPDFFHPERMTPWGNGIAYDLAPVRQFIVDAPLYWLTEFHFDGLRFDAIDQIEDSSDTHVLIEIATRIRAAITDRPVHLTTEDSRNVVFLHPREEDGSVPLFTGEWNDDLHNAVHVMASGETHAWYQDFAEKPEQWVARALTEGFSYQGERSPQTGELRGVNSLAQPPVAFVDFIQNHDQVGNRAQGDRLLSLIGEEPTRVLMAALLLSPHIPLMFMGEEFGETQPFLFFTDFHGDLARAVREGRAKEFSDHDETVPDPNAPETFTRSKLDWDKLNQPGGQNWLRFTQQLLQLRQRAIVPLLAGAQGGNGRVLKTAPGCVVVSWTFTQGTLTLALNVSDQPQKLPDIAGETLFAWPEGRTELLANTVIVRFAQGEPT, encoded by the coding sequence ATGACGGCTAAATCTATTAGGTATTGGGGTTGTGAATATAGCGATGCGAACGACGTTCGCTTTCATCTGTGGGCCAGCGGTCAGCAGCACATCGACCTGCGCCTGAACGGCGAAACACTGCCGATGCATCCGACCGGCGACGGCGGATTTGAACTGACGGTCAACAACGTTGCCCCTGGTTCAGCGTACAGCTTTATCCTGCCCGACGGCACTGCGGTGCCCGATCCGGCCTCCCGCGCCCAGCAAGGGGATGTCAACGGCCCGTCGCTGGTGTGCGATCCTCACAGCTATGTCTGGCGCAACACCCACTGGCAGGGCCGCCCCTGGGAAGAGAGCGTGGTCTACGAGCTGCATATCGGGACCTTTACCCCGGAGGGCACCTTCCGCGCCGCGGCCGACAAACTGCCGTATCTCGCCTCGCTCGGCATCACCATGATTGAGCTGATGCCGCTCTCCCAGTCCGGGGGCAATCGCGGCTGGGGTTATGACGGGGTGCTGTTGTATGCCCCGCACAGCGCCTACGGCACGCCGGACGAGCTGAAGGCCTTCGTCGATACCGCCCACGGGCTGGGGTTATCCGTCGTGCTGGATATCGTGCTTAACCATTTCGGGCCGGAGGGCAACTATCTGCCGAAACTGGCCCCGGACTTCTTCCACCCTGAACGCATGACCCCGTGGGGAAACGGCATCGCCTACGACCTCGCGCCGGTGCGTCAGTTTATTGTTGATGCGCCCCTGTACTGGCTGACGGAGTTTCACTTCGACGGCCTGCGCTTTGACGCCATTGACCAGATCGAAGACAGCTCCGACACCCATGTACTGATTGAGATCGCCACCCGCATCCGCGCCGCCATTACCGACCGGCCGGTGCATCTCACCACCGAAGACAGCCGCAACGTGGTGTTTCTCCATCCGCGCGAGGAGGATGGCAGCGTGCCGCTGTTTACCGGGGAGTGGAATGACGATCTGCACAACGCCGTCCACGTGATGGCCAGCGGCGAAACCCATGCCTGGTACCAGGATTTTGCTGAAAAACCAGAGCAGTGGGTGGCGCGGGCGCTGACTGAGGGCTTCTCTTATCAGGGGGAACGTTCCCCCCAGACCGGTGAGTTGCGGGGCGTGAATAGTCTCGCTCAACCGCCAGTGGCCTTCGTCGATTTCATCCAGAATCACGACCAGGTAGGCAATCGTGCGCAGGGGGATCGCCTGCTGAGCCTGATTGGGGAGGAGCCCACCCGGGTGCTGATGGCCGCGCTGCTGCTCTCCCCGCACATTCCTCTGATGTTTATGGGCGAGGAGTTTGGTGAAACCCAGCCGTTCCTGTTCTTTACCGATTTCCACGGGGATCTGGCGCGCGCGGTGCGGGAAGGGCGCGCAAAAGAGTTCAGCGATCACGACGAGACGGTGCCGGATCCCAATGCGCCGGAGACCTTTACCCGCTCCAAACTGGACTGGGACAAACTCAACCAGCCTGGCGGCCAGAACTGGCTGCGCTTTACCCAACAGCTGTTGCAGCTGCGCCAGCGGGCAATTGTGCCGCTGCTGGCCGGAGCCCAGGGGGGGAACGGCAGGGTGCTGAAAACCGCGCCGGGCTGTGTGGTGGTGAGCTGGACCTTTACCCAGGGCACGCTGACGCTGGCGCTCAATGTGAGTGACCAGCCACAGAAGCTGCCCGATATCGCCGGTGAAACGCTGTTTGCCTGGCCGGAAGGCCGCACGGAGCTGCTCGCGAACACCGTTATTGTACGTTTTGCACAAGGAGAACCGACCTGA
- the sra gene encoding stationary-phase-induced ribosome-associated protein → MKSNRQARHILGLNYKLSNQRKVVIEGDSETQVTHATGRKRHEPK, encoded by the coding sequence ATGAAATCGAACCGTCAGGCACGCCATATTCTGGGACTGAACTACAAACTCTCTAACCAGCGTAAAGTGGTGATTGAGGGCGACAGCGAAACGCAGGTCACCCACGCTACCGGCAGAAAACGCCACGAACCTAAGTAA
- a CDS encoding VOC family protein, which produces MNSPVRGIDHIGITVPDINQATLFFEQAFNAKEIYRSVEPGDGNIDPDAQQKTLRLFPGTEVRAIRMLAMPHGPGIELFEMHGPEQQSPARASDFGLQHFAVYVDDFAQAIARFTAAGGEMFTGPKPLSFPAEQGEGNAFCYGKTPWGSVIELISWPSPMPYEKYTNRRRWKP; this is translated from the coding sequence ATGAATTCACCCGTAAGAGGTATTGACCATATCGGTATTACCGTGCCGGACATTAATCAGGCAACACTATTTTTCGAGCAGGCCTTTAACGCGAAAGAAATATATCGCTCAGTAGAGCCCGGCGACGGGAATATTGATCCCGATGCTCAGCAGAAAACGTTGCGTTTATTCCCGGGGACCGAGGTTCGCGCCATCCGGATGTTGGCGATGCCCCACGGGCCGGGCATAGAGCTCTTTGAAATGCACGGCCCGGAGCAGCAGTCCCCGGCCAGAGCGAGCGACTTTGGCCTGCAACATTTTGCGGTCTATGTGGATGATTTTGCGCAGGCAATAGCCCGCTTTACGGCGGCGGGTGGCGAGATGTTTACCGGGCCGAAGCCGCTCTCCTTCCCGGCAGAACAGGGAGAGGGCAATGCTTTTTGCTACGGTAAAACGCCCTGGGGCAGCGTGATTGAATTGATATCCTGGCCCTCCCCCATGCCTTATGAAAAATACACAAACAGGCGTCGCTGGAAGCCATGA
- a CDS encoding diguanylate phosphodiesterase, with product MLTTLIYRSQLNSSCKSFSLISLVEKARHSNAALDVTGILLFNGVDFLQILEGSEEVIETLFVKISQDKRHDSVVELMRDYGPRRRFENVGMLLFDLRIDTPKSVRDSVLRYSKLDNYLAAEDRVFKFIQRFIHQQKKAPGVSSFRPDKWRLAPEHAPFGKTINGLIDNQVCQFALQPIVEPTEGKISSLEALIRGNDGGSPERFFNAIDQDKVYEVDLLTKSYAFALAEKIGIGDHKIAINLLPMSLVNVPGAVDYLMDQILFHGLQPEQVVIEVTENEMISGFNQFNSAIKQLRAAGIGLAIDDFGSGYAGLSLLTRFQPDKLKIDREIVSNIHLSGPKQAIVKSIISCCTDLEIALVAEGIEKIEEWCWLESAGIKRFQGFLFARPKLNGVGEIHWPQYTNAAYLSD from the coding sequence GTGCTTACTACACTCATCTACAGAAGCCAGTTAAATTCATCCTGTAAATCTTTCTCACTGATTTCACTGGTGGAAAAGGCCAGACACAGTAATGCCGCGCTGGATGTGACGGGCATATTGCTGTTTAACGGCGTCGATTTTCTGCAGATCCTGGAAGGATCTGAAGAGGTCATCGAGACGTTGTTTGTGAAGATTAGCCAGGACAAGCGCCATGACAGCGTGGTAGAGCTGATGCGCGACTACGGCCCGCGGCGACGCTTCGAGAATGTCGGCATGCTGCTGTTCGACCTGCGTATTGATACACCTAAGTCGGTGCGCGACTCCGTACTACGCTACAGCAAACTGGATAATTATCTGGCGGCGGAAGATCGGGTCTTCAAATTTATTCAGCGTTTTATTCACCAGCAGAAAAAAGCGCCGGGCGTCTCCAGCTTCCGGCCCGATAAGTGGCGGCTGGCCCCGGAGCATGCGCCTTTCGGCAAAACGATTAACGGGCTGATTGATAATCAGGTCTGCCAGTTTGCCCTCCAGCCGATTGTCGAACCCACCGAGGGGAAAATCTCCTCGCTGGAGGCGTTGATCCGCGGCAACGACGGCGGCAGCCCGGAGCGGTTCTTTAATGCTATCGATCAGGACAAAGTGTACGAAGTGGACCTTCTGACCAAGTCCTACGCTTTTGCGCTGGCAGAGAAGATCGGCATTGGCGACCATAAAATCGCCATTAACCTGCTGCCGATGTCGCTGGTCAACGTGCCCGGCGCCGTCGATTATCTGATGGACCAGATCCTCTTCCACGGTTTGCAGCCGGAGCAGGTGGTGATTGAAGTTACCGAAAACGAAATGATCTCCGGTTTTAACCAGTTCAACAGCGCCATCAAGCAGCTAAGGGCGGCAGGGATTGGTCTGGCGATTGATGATTTTGGCTCTGGCTATGCCGGACTGTCGCTGCTGACCCGTTTCCAGCCGGATAAACTGAAAATCGACCGCGAGATTGTCAGCAATATCCACTTAAGCGGCCCGAAACAGGCGATTGTGAAGTCGATCATCAGCTGCTGCACCGACCTGGAGATTGCGCTGGTGGCCGAGGGTATCGAGAAGATCGAAGAGTGGTGCTGGCTGGAGTCGGCAGGCATAAAACGTTTTCAGGGCTTTTTATTTGCCCGCCCCAAATTAAACGGCGTGGGAGAAATTCACTGGCCACAATATACTAATGCTGCATATTTAAGCGATTAA
- a CDS encoding mannuronate-specific alginate lyase, whose translation MKRTLHVLLCLPLYALAAPLVPPAGFTRPLPQTEAGGCVPLPAPFTAPLTLRSKYEGSDSARATLNPQAEQAFRAASKPIVGFERGISEMVWRYKQSGDPHTLTCILNGYAAWAKADALLSGETSHTGRAMRKWALATLASSWLELKFTPGTSLAGQQTTERWLGKLADRVIQEWDGLPLKSTNNHSYWAAWAVMASAVALDRRDLFNWSLKEYRIAAGQIAADGTLANEQRRGARALAYHNYALQPLVMIASFAGANQVDVTQENNGALARLAGYVLQQNGDRLEWLEPWCALHQCSSGTLSRLVASRPLKDRRLGGNLTLLYQR comes from the coding sequence GTGAAACGTACTCTGCATGTGCTGCTCTGTTTACCCTTGTACGCGCTGGCCGCTCCGCTGGTGCCGCCTGCGGGTTTTACCCGACCGCTGCCGCAGACTGAAGCGGGCGGCTGCGTTCCCCTGCCCGCGCCTTTCACCGCCCCGCTGACCTTGCGCAGTAAATATGAAGGGTCGGACAGCGCCCGCGCCACGCTGAATCCGCAGGCGGAACAGGCGTTTCGCGCCGCGTCTAAACCCATCGTCGGCTTTGAACGCGGGATCTCGGAAATGGTCTGGCGCTATAAACAGAGCGGGGATCCACATACTTTGACCTGTATTCTCAACGGCTACGCGGCCTGGGCCAAAGCAGACGCGTTGCTCTCCGGGGAGACCAGCCATACCGGGCGCGCGATGCGTAAATGGGCGCTGGCGACGCTGGCCAGCAGCTGGCTGGAGTTGAAGTTTACCCCAGGGACGTCCCTTGCCGGACAACAGACCACCGAGCGCTGGCTGGGCAAGCTGGCGGATCGGGTCATCCAGGAGTGGGACGGTCTGCCGCTGAAAAGCACCAATAATCACAGCTACTGGGCGGCATGGGCAGTAATGGCCAGCGCCGTGGCCCTTGACCGGCGGGATTTGTTCAACTGGTCGCTAAAAGAGTATCGCATCGCCGCCGGGCAGATAGCCGCCGACGGCACACTGGCAAACGAACAGCGTCGCGGCGCACGGGCGCTGGCCTATCACAACTATGCCCTGCAGCCGCTGGTGATGATCGCCAGTTTTGCCGGGGCGAATCAGGTTGATGTGACTCAGGAGAATAATGGCGCGCTGGCACGGCTGGCGGGGTATGTGTTGCAACAAAACGGGGATCGTCTGGAATGGCTGGAACCCTGGTGCGCCCTGCATCAATGTAGCTCAGGGACACTGTCACGCCTGGTCGCCAGCCGTCCATTGAAGGATCGCCGCCTCGGCGGCAATCTCACCCTGCTTTATCAGCGTTAA
- a CDS encoding LysR family transcriptional regulator has translation MDQLMAMRAFTRVVETGSFTRAADSLTMPIATLSKLVKALEAHLGVRLLQRTTRRVTPTPEGQDYYDKARRVLIDIEDIDTSFSAVKQQPQGHLRIDVGGSTARDVLIPLLPDFMHRYPDIRIDLGVADRPVDLISGNVDCVIRGGVLGDSSLIARHIGNAEMVTCATPDYLKLHGIPAYPEELKNGHKLVSYLSPVTGRAVPFRFTHDDEVREIGLRHHIGVNESNAHLAAAVVGIGIIQTFRYSVGGLIASGALVEVLAKWRPPHYPFYVVYPQNRHVTQRLRVFIAWLAEVFPGAVKG, from the coding sequence ATGGATCAGTTAATGGCAATGCGCGCCTTTACGCGCGTGGTAGAAACCGGCAGCTTCACCCGGGCGGCAGACTCGCTGACCATGCCCATCGCCACCCTCAGCAAGCTGGTAAAAGCCCTGGAGGCGCATCTCGGCGTGCGGCTGTTACAGCGCACCACCCGGCGGGTAACGCCCACTCCGGAAGGTCAGGACTATTACGACAAAGCCCGGCGGGTGCTGATTGATATCGAAGATATCGACACCTCGTTCAGCGCGGTGAAGCAGCAGCCGCAGGGGCATCTGCGGATCGATGTGGGGGGCTCGACGGCGCGGGACGTGCTGATCCCGCTGCTGCCGGACTTTATGCATCGTTACCCCGACATCCGCATCGACCTGGGGGTGGCTGACCGGCCAGTGGATTTGATCAGCGGCAACGTGGACTGCGTGATCCGCGGCGGCGTGCTGGGGGACTCCTCCCTGATCGCCCGGCATATCGGCAATGCGGAGATGGTCACCTGCGCAACGCCGGACTACCTGAAGCTGCACGGCATCCCCGCCTACCCGGAGGAGTTAAAAAATGGACATAAACTGGTGAGCTATCTGTCCCCGGTGACCGGACGCGCGGTGCCGTTTCGCTTTACTCACGATGATGAGGTTCGCGAGATCGGCCTGCGGCACCATATCGGGGTGAACGAAAGCAACGCGCATCTGGCGGCGGCGGTTGTCGGTATAGGGATTATCCAGACCTTTCGCTACTCGGTCGGCGGGCTGATTGCGTCGGGTGCGCTGGTGGAAGTTCTGGCGAAGTGGCGTCCGCCGCACTATCCGTTTTACGTGGTCTATCCGCAAAACCGGCATGTGACCCAGCGTCTGAGGGTGTTTATCGCGTGGCTGGCAGAGGTTTTTCCCGGGGCGGTGAAGGGATAG
- the bdm gene encoding biofilm-dependent modulation protein, with the protein MFTYTSATTPSAQPELVNAIAQGLRAEMGAVTEDDILMELTKWVEASDNDILSDIYQQTINYVVSGQHASF; encoded by the coding sequence ATGTTTACTTATACTTCAGCAACCACACCATCCGCGCAGCCGGAGCTGGTAAATGCAATTGCACAGGGTTTACGCGCAGAGATGGGCGCTGTCACCGAAGATGACATTTTGATGGAACTCACCAAGTGGGTTGAAGCCTCAGACAATGACATCCTCAGTGACATCTACCAGCAGACCATTAACTACGTCGTCAGCGGTCAGCACGCCAGTTTCTGA